In Scomber japonicus isolate fScoJap1 chromosome 21, fScoJap1.pri, whole genome shotgun sequence, one DNA window encodes the following:
- the LOC128382793 gene encoding GTPase IMAP family member 9-like yields the protein MGLFQSKKSSTDNKKSSKESSTDNKKSLKENHSVNKVNLVLLGMSGTGKSASGNTILGRTQFVSKASSVSVTTECQAAETEIKGTCVRVIDTPDMFDDEIKSSVKNQHVTQCKQLICQSDPCVYLLVMHVSRFTDGERDILRKFEETFGSRAKEQTIILFTRGEDLQSSDMSLEDFLQDCQAELRNIVKQCGGRCVVFENKTSRQHQVAALMQTVNEMLNK from the exons ATGGGTCTTTTTCAGTCCAAAA AGTCCTCCACTGACAACAAGAAGAGTTCAAAAG AGTCCTCTACTGACAACAAGAAAAGTTTAAAAG AAAATCACTCGGTCAACAAAGTGAACCTTGTTCTGCTGGGAATGTCCGGAACTGGAAAGAGTGCGAGTGGAAACACAATCCTTGGAAGAACACAGTTTGTTTCAAAAGCCAGTTCAGTGTCGGTCACCACAGAGTGTCAGGCAGCAGAAACTGAGATAAAAGGAACATGTGTGCGTGTCATTGATACTCCAGACATGTTTGATGATGAAATCAAATCATCAGTTAAGAACCAACATGTGACACAGTGCAAACAGCTCATCTGTCAGTCAGATCCTTGTGTTTACTTACTTGTGATGCATGTTAGCAGATTCACAGATGGTGAGAGAGACATACTGAGAAAGTTTGAAGAAACTTTTGGTAGCAGAGCTAAAGAACAAACAATCATCCTGTTTACTCGTGGAGAAGATCTGCAGAGTTCAGACATGAGCTTGGAGGATTTTTTGCAGGACTGCCAGGCTGAACTTAGGAACATAGTTAAACAGTGTGGTGGAAGGTGTGTTGTTTTTGAGAATAAAACCTCACGTCAGCATCAAGTAGCAGCACTAATGCAGACAGTGAACGAGATGTTAAATAAATAG